One genomic region from Prevotella sp. Rep29 encodes:
- a CDS encoding SPFH domain-containing protein: METKEFAFKGLTINGFLMLCINLILTLGGITLIVLSIINENLLFIPGGIILILSLFLWGGLIKLEPNETLVMVFFGKYKGTLTRTGFFWVNPFLTTKKLSLRSRNLDIDPIKVNDKTGNPIMIGVMLVWKLKDTYRAMFEIDSQTIAKTDNPATVGTNVSGVMRAFEHFVRIQSDAALRQVAGQYAYDDTDNSHQEITLRSGGDEINEELEAKLDERLAMAGIEIVEARINYLAYAPEIAAVMLRRQQASAIITAREKIVEGAVSMVKMALDKLSNEEIVELDDDKKAAMVSNLLVVLCGDDTAQPVVNTGTLNH, encoded by the coding sequence ATGGAAACAAAAGAATTTGCTTTTAAGGGACTAACCATCAATGGTTTCCTGATGCTTTGCATCAACCTCATTCTCACACTTGGCGGCATCACACTGATTGTGTTGTCTATCATCAATGAGAATCTGCTGTTCATACCAGGCGGAATCATTCTCATCCTGTCACTTTTTCTATGGGGAGGCCTCATCAAGCTTGAACCAAACGAAACGCTTGTAATGGTGTTTTTCGGAAAATACAAAGGAACTCTTACGCGCACGGGCTTCTTCTGGGTGAACCCGTTCCTTACAACCAAAAAACTCTCGCTGCGCTCAAGAAACCTCGACATCGACCCCATTAAGGTCAATGACAAGACGGGTAACCCGATTATGATTGGTGTGATGCTTGTCTGGAAACTGAAAGACACCTACAGGGCAATGTTTGAAATCGACTCACAGACCATCGCAAAGACCGACAACCCTGCCACCGTAGGAACAAACGTGTCGGGCGTCATGCGTGCCTTCGAGCATTTCGTGCGCATTCAGAGCGACGCCGCCCTCAGACAGGTGGCTGGACAATACGCCTATGACGATACGGACAACAGCCATCAGGAAATCACGTTGCGCAGCGGTGGCGACGAAATCAACGAAGAGTTGGAAGCCAAACTCGACGAGCGCCTCGCCATGGCTGGCATCGAGATTGTAGAGGCACGCATCAACTATCTGGCATACGCACCCGAGATTGCCGCCGTGATGCTGCGCCGCCAACAGGCAAGCGCCATCATCACTGCCCGCGAGAAGATTGTCGAAGGTGCCGTTTCGATGGTGAAAATGGCGCTGGACAAACTCTCTAACGAAGAGATTGTAGAACTCGACGACGACAAGAAGGCTGCCATGGTGAGCAACCTGCTCGTCGTGCTCTGCGGAGACGATACTGCACAGCCGGTTGTCAACACCGGAACGCTGAACCATTAA